In Thermogemmata fonticola, the genomic stretch TGGTTATTGCTGGGAGTGGCTTGTCCGCGTCCGGTCCAGTTTGTCCTGTGGGGCCGGTATTATCGCCAGCCGCTTTTGCGCTGGCTGCTTTCCTGGGGCCGCCATCACACGATTCGGATCGACGACGAAGTCCAGCGGCCGCATACAGTGGAAGCCTGCTTGCAGCAGATAGCCGCCGCGCTGCGGTCCGGTCAGGCGGTGGTTCTGTTTGCGGAGGGGAAGCTGACACGGTGCGTGGCCATGCGCCGCTTCGGGCGAGGGCTGGAACGGGTACTACGCTTGGCTCCGGAGGCGGTGGTGGTCCCGGCGGGGATTTACGGCCTGTGGGGGAGCTGGTGGGCGCCCAGCGGCGGGCGGGCCTTTGGCAAACTTCCGCGCTGGCGCCCCCGCGTCTGGATCGGCTTTGGTTCCCCCTTGCCCCCGACCCTCTCCGCGGCGGATTACCGCCAGGCTGTGCAGGAGGTGCTCTGCGAGCTAGCCATCCGGGACAGCGATTACCTCCTGGCCCTGCCGCGGGTTTTCGTGCGCCAGGCGGCCCGGCTCCGCTTGCTGGGGCGGCCCTGCATCATCGATCATGCCTCCGGCAGCCGCCGGGTCTTGAGCTGGGGGAAAACTTACGCCGCCGCCTGCTGTGTTGCCGACTATCTCCGGTCCCGCCTCGGCTCGGACCCGCATGTGGGTGTGTGGCTGCCGACCGGTCTGGGCAGCGCGCTGGCCAATCTGGCGATCGCTCTATTGCACCGCGCCGCGGTCAATCTGAATTACACCGCCGGGGCCGCCGCCGTGCACTCGGCCATCCGGCAAGCCGATCTCCGCCTGATCGTTACGGCCCGGCGCTTCCTCGAACGTTGCCCGCTGAGCATACCAGAGGGTGTCGCCCTCGTGACACTGGAGGAGATTCTCGACAGCGTGACGTCATGGCAGCGGCTGCGGCATTTCCTCGCCGCTCTACTCCTGCCGGGCTGGCTCCTGGAGCGCCGCCATCGCTTGCACCGCCTCCGCCTCGATGACGTCCTCACCATCGTTTTCTCCAGCGGCAGCACCGGGGAACCGAAAGGAGTGATTCTGACGCACCGGAACGTGGGATCGAATGTGTTCGCGGCCATCCAAACGATCGAGATTCAGCGGCAGGATCGGCTCTGCGGCGTGTTGCCTTTTTTCCACAGTTTCGGCTACACCGTCTGCCTCTGGGCGCCCCTGGCGGCAGGATGCCGAGCGATCTATTACCCCGATCCGCGAGCGGCTCAGGAAGTCGGGGCGATCGTGCGCCAGGAGCAAGCGACCATTCTCTTGAGCACCGCCACTTTCCTGCGGTTTTACCTGCGGCGCTGCGGTCCGGACGATTTTCGCAGTATCCGCATCCTCATCTGCGGCGCGGAGAAGCTGCCCGTGGCGCTGCAAAAGGAGTTCGAGGACAAATTCGGCGTCCGCCCACTGGAAGGGTACGGCTGCACGGAGCTGTCCCCGGTGGTCTCCACCAATCTGCACGACCTGATTGTGGGAGACGATGTGCAGGTGCGGAATCGGCCCGGCACGGTCGGCCAGCCGATTGTGGGCGTCGCGGTACGAGCCTGTGCGGTGGAGCTGCCGCATCGCCCGCTGCCTGTGGGAAGCGAAGGGGTGCTCTGGGTCAAGGGGCCTAACGTCATGGCCGGTTACTTGCATCAGCCCGCCAAGACGGCCGAGGTGATCCAGAACGGCTGGTACTGCACGGGAGACATCGGCTGCCTCGATGCCGACGGGTTCATCCGCATTACGGGCCGGCTGTCCCGCTTTGCCAAAATTGGCGGGGAAATGGTGCCTCTGGAGCGGCTGGACGAAGAGCTGCACGAGATTCTGGAGGCGCGCGGCGAACGCTATCTGGCGGTGGCGGCCATCCCGGATGCCCGGCGGGGGGAACGCCTCGTCGTCTTGTACCTGGCCAGCATCGCCGACCGGTTGGAAGCTACCCTCTCCGCCCTGGCACAGCGCGGCCTGCCGCCCCTGTGGATCCCCGACCGGCGGGATTGCTTCCTCGTGGACAGCATGCCCGTTCTGGGCAGCGGCAAGCTGGACCTCAAACGGCTCAGCGAAGTCGCCCAGGAACTGGCCAACCGCTGAGGGAAACCGCGGGAGCTTCGCCGCTCGGCTGTCCGCTCTGGACTGCCCGGATGGTTCCGATGGCTCTCCCGATGCTCCTGGCGGTGCCCCCCTCTCCCCTCGTTCCCCTCGCTGCCTCGAGCCGGGCATTTCCGGCACAATTTCCTGGGGCGACGAGTTCACCCATGCTAGCCGATTTGGCCAGGAGACTAGGTCATGGGAAACCTGCGCGACGATGAGCCGCCTGCCGCTTCGGAGAGGGCTGCTTCCCCGGAGTCGGAGAGGGCTGCTTTTCTGGAGCGTCTCCGCCGTTGCCGGGTGGTGCTGGTCCGGCCGCATTACGCCGGCAATCTGGGGGCCGTGGCGCGCATCCTGCGCAATTTCGACCTGCACGATCTGGTGCTGGTGGCTCCACGTGCCACACCGCAGGACCTGGAAGCCCGGCGCCTGGCGGTGCATGGCCTGCCGATCCTCGATGCCGCCCGGATCGTCCCGGACCTGGGGGCAGCGCTGAGCGATTGCGTCTACACGCTGGCCACCTCCGCCGAGACCGCTGGCTTACAACGCCGCGGGCGGATCGCACCCCCGCGCCAGCTCATGCCCGTGCTCTGTCAGGCTGCCGCTGCGGGACCCGTGGCCCTGGTCTTCGGCCCGGAACCCCACGGCCTGACGCTCGAAGAGGTCAATCGCTGCCACGGCCAGATTTTCATCCCCGCTTCCCCGGCCTATCCCGCTCTCAACCTGGCTCAAGCCGTCGCCATCTGTTGCTACGAATGGTACATCCACTGTCAGGAGCAGGTCGCCGTACCCTCCGCTCCTCATCCCGACCGCCAGGCGGCCACGCATGCCGAGTTGGAACGGATGTTCCGCCATCTCCGCCAGGGGTTGGAAGCGGTGGGTTATCTCTTCGGCGACCGGCAGGAGGTGTTGATGAGTGCGGTCCGCCATCTCTTGGGGCGTGCCCAGCCTACCAAGGCAGAAGTCCGCATGCTCCACGGCCTGGCGCGACAACTGCTCTGGATTGCCCGCCGAGCCGGACGGCCGTTACCGCCTGATCTGCCGGAGTCCTTTCCTCCCGACCCCCTGGCCGGCGAGCTGTCCCCCTCTCCTCCTTCGGACTCCGCTTCACCTCCGACCCCGCCTTCTTGATACCGCTCAGCGCATCCCGTTACTCACCGTGCATCTCTCTGCTTCGCCGATCTTCCTGCTTCCGCCTGACGCTGGAGGGAAGAAGATGCGCGAAGGGAGCCACTGAAGAAGAAGATCAGCGATGGAAACCACTGACGGAGGGCGCAGCGGCGGCAGAGGGTGGCGGGAGTTGGTCGTAGGCGTACCAGCCGAGGGCGGCACGCAAGCGGACGCGGGCTTGATGCCAGGCGGCCACCTGTTCGATCAGTTCGGCTTCGGCGAGGAGGCGTTGCCAGCGGATTTGGGCTTCGTACACCTCGGCGTTGGGTTGGCCCGCTTCCCGGCGGCGCAGCGCTTGCTCCAGCCGCTGGTCCCACAGTTGCAAGCGCTGACGGGCGGCTGCCACCCGGCGTGTCTGCTCCGGCAAAAGCAGGGCGGCGGTTCGGGCCTCATCGGCGATGGCCCGCTCCCGTTGTTCCAGCAGGAGGCGGACCTGTTCCCGCCAGCGCTCGACCTGGTTGGCCAGGTCAGGTTGGGGCCGCTTGTGCCGCAGGACGAGGGCGAGCCAGCCGCTTCCTCCGCCCTCTCTCCCCCGGCGCAGTCCGCCAAAGGGGCGCGGCTCCGCTGCCATCCCCCCCAGCTCCCGCCATTGGGCCGCCGTCTGGACCGTGAGATGATCCCGGACGAGCCGCCAGGCGCGCAATTCGGGCCGATCCGCCAGAGCCAGGACCGCCGCCTGGTCCGGAGGCAGGCTTTCCTCACTTACGGCAAAGTCATCCACTGGCCAAAATTGCTCGCTCAACGGTTCCGCCGGCCAGTCCAGGCGCCGCTTCAACTCGATGTTCAACAGCCGAATGCCCAGCTCCAGTTGTTCCACCTGATCGCGTAACTGGCTGCGTTGCAAGAGGAGGTCTTCCGGTTCCAGAGGGTAAGGGATTTTCTCGGCGCGGGCGATTTGGGCTTTGGCCAACAGGGACTCCACCACGGCCAGGCTCTGGCGCAGAAGGGGCCGGCGCGCCTCGGCGGCCGCAAGCTGATAGTAGAGGCTCAGGGCGTCGGCCACCGCTTGATTGCGGCTTTCCAGAGCAGCCAGGTAGCGGAAGCGCGCATCGAGGCGATCTCCCGCGATGGTGCGGTTGGCCGCATCCCAGGAGTTGGCCAAGGCTGCGGCTGCTGCCGCCCGCTGCTGGCACTCCCGGACGCTGAGCAAGCGGTAACTGGAGGCGGGGCGCTCCTCGGCTGCCGCTGCTTCTCGTTCTGGCAAGCCGCGGCCATCCAGCACAGGCGGGGCGGGGCGGGTCAGCACGCGGGGCAGTTCGCGGCTGACGGGTAAGGCCGTCGCCGGCAGCGGAGCGGTGGGCAGCATGTCCCCTTGGGGCGTCCAGCATCCCCCCAGCGCGATCAGCCACCAGCCGCTCCAGCCTCTGGCGCGCATCGACCATCCATGCCTTCTCGGACCGCTCGGCGCAGTCGATCCCCGTGTTCTTCTTTTCGGCCAGTATTACGCGACGATTTGAACTGTTTTGCCCAACACTCCGCTTCTACCGCCTTTGCGGAAACGAGAACCTGTTCTGGAGCGGCGGTTTTGTGCTGGCGAGCGGGTGGAAAAGGGTGTACAAAGAAGGGGGAATGAGGGATGGGATGCCGCCACCGTTTAGCACTGTGGCATTACACCTGGGGCCATGATGCCGCTTCGATCCGCGCTCTTTCCAACTCCAGCCAGCGGGGAAACGGCGGGGTCGCAATGCCATAATCTGATCCTGTGCTGGCAACGAGGTACTCTGTCATGACGACTCCGGATGCCTATGATGATGCGGGCCGCTCCAGCGGCCTGTCGGCGGATTTTCGCGCTGCGGTCACGGCGGAATTGCTAGAGCGCGACTACACGGTGGTGGAATGGGAAACGGAAGGGGTCCATGTGCGGGGACCCGACGACGAGGGGGAACAGTACCTGGGACTGTCCAATCTCTATCGCCGGGCGCAGGGGGTCGCACGGGCGGACTGGCCTCAACTCATCGGCGATTTCCTCGACCACCTGGCCAGTATCAGCGAAGGCCCCAAGCTCCCGCAGTCGCTCGATACCTTGACCGCGCAACTCCGCCCCCGCTTAGGTCCCCCCTTCACCCGCGAGCTGAAGGCCCAGCCCTGGAGCATCCCGCTGCCCGGCACGCCGCTGGTCATCTCCTTGGTCATCGACTTTCCCCATGCTATGGCTTACGCCACCGAGGAGATGGTGCAGAACTCCCAAGCGTCCGCCGAGGAACTGCTCGAGTGCGCCCTGGACAATCTCCGCCAGG encodes the following:
- a CDS encoding AMP-binding protein, producing WLLLGVACPRPVQFVLWGRYYRQPLLRWLLSWGRHHTIRIDDEVQRPHTVEACLQQIAAALRSGQAVVLFAEGKLTRCVAMRRFGRGLERVLRLAPEAVVVPAGIYGLWGSWWAPSGGRAFGKLPRWRPRVWIGFGSPLPPTLSAADYRQAVQEVLCELAIRDSDYLLALPRVFVRQAARLRLLGRPCIIDHASGSRRVLSWGKTYAAACCVADYLRSRLGSDPHVGVWLPTGLGSALANLAIALLHRAAVNLNYTAGAAAVHSAIRQADLRLIVTARRFLERCPLSIPEGVALVTLEEILDSVTSWQRLRHFLAALLLPGWLLERRHRLHRLRLDDVLTIVFSSGSTGEPKGVILTHRNVGSNVFAAIQTIEIQRQDRLCGVLPFFHSFGYTVCLWAPLAAGCRAIYYPDPRAAQEVGAIVRQEQATILLSTATFLRFYLRRCGPDDFRSIRILICGAEKLPVALQKEFEDKFGVRPLEGYGCTELSPVVSTNLHDLIVGDDVQVRNRPGTVGQPIVGVAVRACAVELPHRPLPVGSEGVLWVKGPNVMAGYLHQPAKTAEVIQNGWYCTGDIGCLDADGFIRITGRLSRFAKIGGEMVPLERLDEELHEILEARGERYLAVAAIPDARRGERLVVLYLASIADRLEATLSALAQRGLPPLWIPDRRDCFLVDSMPVLGSGKLDLKRLSEVAQELANR
- a CDS encoding RNA methyltransferase; translated protein: MGNLRDDEPPAASERAASPESERAAFLERLRRCRVVLVRPHYAGNLGAVARILRNFDLHDLVLVAPRATPQDLEARRLAVHGLPILDAARIVPDLGAALSDCVYTLATSAETAGLQRRGRIAPPRQLMPVLCQAAAAGPVALVFGPEPHGLTLEEVNRCHGQIFIPASPAYPALNLAQAVAICCYEWYIHCQEQVAVPSAPHPDRQAATHAELERMFRHLRQGLEAVGYLFGDRQEVLMSAVRHLLGRAQPTKAEVRMLHGLARQLLWIARRAGRPLPPDLPESFPPDPLAGELSPSPPSDSASPPTPPS
- a CDS encoding TolC family protein, whose protein sequence is MRARGWSGWWLIALGGCWTPQGDMLPTAPLPATALPVSRELPRVLTRPAPPVLDGRGLPEREAAAAEERPASSYRLLSVRECQQRAAAAAALANSWDAANRTIAGDRLDARFRYLAALESRNQAVADALSLYYQLAAAEARRPLLRQSLAVVESLLAKAQIARAEKIPYPLEPEDLLLQRSQLRDQVEQLELGIRLLNIELKRRLDWPAEPLSEQFWPVDDFAVSEESLPPDQAAVLALADRPELRAWRLVRDHLTVQTAAQWRELGGMAAEPRPFGGLRRGREGGGSGWLALVLRHKRPQPDLANQVERWREQVRLLLEQRERAIADEARTAALLLPEQTRRVAAARQRLQLWDQRLEQALRRREAGQPNAEVYEAQIRWQRLLAEAELIEQVAAWHQARVRLRAALGWYAYDQLPPPSAAAAPSVSGFHR